The following coding sequences lie in one Bacillota bacterium genomic window:
- a CDS encoding Wzz/FepE/Etk N-terminal domain-containing protein translates to MDEEIDLRAYAEVLWRARYVVAGVTLAAALVAFALSRFALPRVYEASTLVVVEAPNEEPTAPVMVMALTPGGYKEIVDSAAFQGLIQERVSRSADAAPHAQVRVRARVVPQTNLLELSVEAPHPDVAALWANEATAVLLQEVERLNQTRMERALVLLESQIQQSRKNLNEAQQRLQEFIERGPSVDRLQNEQAVKLKLIADYQNRLASLNVALVAETTKLETLKAQLAKQPWTITLSKALSPEGAAAAQALRNLGLNAGEPLMNLEDEQLNPVYVELQQQVALQEATVAALNRSCELLNSHASRNDGVSNHQEAPRCIQ, encoded by the coding sequence ATGGACGAGGAGATTGACTTGCGAGCGTATGCTGAGGTTCTCTGGCGCGCCCGCTACGTGGTTGCCGGGGTGACACTGGCGGCGGCCCTGGTCGCCTTCGCCCTCAGCCGCTTTGCGCTGCCCAGGGTCTACGAGGCATCCACTCTGGTGGTGGTAGAGGCACCCAACGAGGAGCCCACCGCCCCGGTCATGGTCATGGCGCTCACGCCCGGAGGGTACAAGGAGATCGTGGATTCCGCGGCGTTCCAGGGTCTCATTCAGGAACGTGTCAGTCGCTCTGCCGACGCCGCGCCGCATGCTCAGGTCAGGGTCAGGGCTCGGGTGGTGCCCCAGACCAATCTGCTGGAGCTGTCGGTCGAGGCACCTCATCCCGACGTAGCCGCTCTCTGGGCCAACGAGGCTACTGCCGTGCTCCTCCAGGAGGTGGAGCGCCTTAACCAGACCCGGATGGAGCGGGCGCTTGTGCTCCTCGAAAGTCAGATACAGCAGTCCAGAAAAAACCTGAACGAGGCGCAGCAGCGACTGCAGGAGTTTATCGAGCGCGGCCCTTCGGTAGACAGGCTCCAAAACGAGCAGGCGGTGAAGCTGAAGCTCATCGCCGACTACCAGAACCGGTTGGCAAGCCTCAACGTAGCCCTGGTGGCAGAGACCACGAAACTTGAGACGTTGAAGGCGCAACTGGCCAAGCAGCCGTGGACGATAACTCTGAGCAAGGCGCTGAGCCCTGAAGGTGCGGCTGCAGCCCAAGCGCTCCGCAATCTTGGACTCAATGCGGGCGAACCCCTGATGAACCTGGAGGATGAGCAGCTCAACCCCGTGTACGTCGAACTCCAGCAGCAGGTGGCACTTCAGGAAGCGACGGTCGCCGCTTTAAACCGAAGTTGCGAACTCCTCAACTCGCACGCTTCCCGAAATGACGGGGTTTCAAACCATCAAGAAGCCCCGAGATGTATACAGTAA
- a CDS encoding sensor histidine kinase — translation MTGRLTSELKSWRAWIPPFRDRRFWAVQAMVLTVAGVHDLVEASGYLSYLGMLYFVPISLFFAPVAYAGLHFGLKGATATTAWIVVITLPNWIFWHTGAERWGVIFQLAIIAALAALVGRKVDEERKARTAAERYEESLRQLAKQLVSAQEHERNRIARELHDDAVQALVVLARRLDELATATEPAATMADQLQEARKLARHAVEAIRRVMRGLRPPVLEDLGLVPALRQLAAEMTGADGPRVAVYVAGRLERLDPECELGLYRIAQEAMCNVMHHARASRAAVCVTFRPGIVRLAVCDDGVGFPRDTNRASGGVTGGLGLLGMAERARSIGGQLRIYSKPGRGTTLLVTVPHPPSGRRGTRAGWAARSSGRP, via the coding sequence TTGACCGGCCGGCTCACGAGTGAACTCAAGAGCTGGCGGGCGTGGATTCCGCCGTTTCGAGACCGCCGCTTCTGGGCCGTGCAGGCGATGGTGCTCACCGTCGCCGGTGTTCACGACCTGGTGGAGGCGAGCGGATACCTGTCCTACCTCGGAATGCTCTACTTTGTTCCGATTTCGCTCTTCTTCGCCCCCGTTGCCTATGCGGGCCTCCACTTCGGGCTCAAAGGGGCGACGGCGACGACCGCCTGGATCGTTGTGATCACGCTGCCCAACTGGATCTTCTGGCACACCGGAGCCGAGCGGTGGGGCGTGATCTTTCAGCTTGCCATCATAGCGGCTCTAGCTGCCCTGGTCGGACGCAAGGTGGACGAGGAGCGGAAGGCGCGCACCGCGGCCGAGCGGTACGAGGAGAGCCTCCGCCAGTTGGCCAAGCAACTGGTCAGCGCACAGGAGCACGAGCGTAACCGCATCGCCCGGGAACTCCACGACGACGCCGTGCAGGCTCTCGTGGTGCTGGCCAGGCGCCTGGATGAACTGGCCACGGCGACCGAGCCGGCGGCGACGATGGCGGATCAGCTTCAAGAGGCCCGGAAACTTGCCAGACACGCCGTTGAGGCTATCCGGCGCGTCATGCGGGGCCTTCGCCCGCCGGTGCTGGAGGACCTCGGGCTGGTGCCCGCGCTGCGGCAGCTCGCGGCAGAAATGACCGGCGCCGACGGGCCTCGGGTAGCCGTTTACGTCGCCGGCCGGCTGGAGCGTCTCGACCCGGAGTGCGAACTCGGGCTCTACCGCATCGCTCAGGAAGCCATGTGCAACGTCATGCACCATGCCCGAGCTTCCCGCGCCGCGGTGTGCGTGACGTTTCGTCCCGGCATAGTCCGGCTGGCGGTGTGCGATGATGGCGTCGGGTTTCCCCGTGACACAAACCGCGCCAGTGGTGGCGTGACCGGCGGCCTGGGGCTACTCGGCATGGCGGAGCGTGCCCGGTCCATCGGCGGGCAGCTGCGGATCTACTCGAAGCCGGGCAGAGGCACCACGCTTCTCGTGACCGTGCCACACCCACCGTCGGGCCGTCGGGGCACACGGGCCGGGTGGGCGGCGAGGTCCAGCGGGCGCCCGTGA